GCGCCCGACGGCCGAGAGCGACAGGCCCGCGCCCATGTGCAGTCGCAGGGCGCGCCACTGCTGGTCGTCGAGCTGGGCGATGGAGCGTGCCATGAGGTCGGCGAAGTCCGACTCGGCCTGGGTGTGGGCACCGGGCGACCGGTACCGGGCTTCGCGCCGTTCGCGGGCGGCCTCGGCGCGGATCCGGTCGACGGCGCTGCTGGCGATGGCGGTCTTGAGCCAACTCCGGCAGGCGCCCCACGAGTCCATGGGCGGCAGCCGCTTCGCCGCTCGCACGTACGCGTCCTGCACGGCGTCGAGGCAGAAGCTTTCGTCCTTGCCGGTCAGCCGTCGCGCGTCGGCGAGCGCATCGTCGAACGTGGCCTCGTAGAACACGGCGAATGCGTCCTGGTCTCCCCTGGCGAAGCGCGTGGTGATGGCCCGGGCGTCGGGGAGTTCGCCCGGGCCATCGAGTTGGTGCAGCGGGGCCGCTGGGGGCACGGCCGGCTCAGTTGCCGCCCCGGTCGCGCTCGTCGGCGCGTCGGCGGTCGAGTTCGGCCTGCAGGTTGATGATGTGGGTTTGCAGTTCGGCGATGGTGCGTTGCAGTTCGAGCACGCGGTTGCGCATCTCGTCGGCTTCC
The sequence above is a segment of the Phycisphaerales bacterium genome. Coding sequences within it:
- a CDS encoding sigma-70 family RNA polymerase sigma factor, producing the protein MPPAAPLHQLDGPGELPDARAITTRFARGDQDAFAVFYEATFDDALADARRLTGKDESFCLDAVQDAYVRAAKRLPPMDSWGACRSWLKTAIASSAVDRIRAEAARERREARYRSPGAHTQAESDFADLMARSIAQLDDQQWRALRLHMGAGLSLSAVGRAMDLSRHAAHGLVRRGLATLTASMRAEPKGDTHD